The Euphorbia lathyris chromosome 2, ddEupLath1.1, whole genome shotgun sequence genome includes a window with the following:
- the LOC136220174 gene encoding protein INCREASED PETAL GROWTH ANISOTROPY 1-like isoform X1, with amino-acid sequence MITKGDFIKGLIKMVVALVCTHIEDVLKFVDWLDDQLSTLADERAVSKHFNWPEKKADAIREAAIEYHDLKQLDREITSFEDDTSIPYGTALKKTALLLDKSERGMVRLIKLRSSALRTYQDWKIPTNWMLDS; translated from the exons ATG ATAACAAAAGGTGATTTCATCAAAGGACTTATCAAAATGGTGGTAGCTTTGGTCTGTACTCACATTGAAGATGTCTTGAAATTTGTGGATTGGCTTGATGACCAACTCTCAACGTTG GCAGACGAGCGAGCTGTTTCGAAGCATTTTAACTGGCCAGAGAAGAAAGCCGATGCCATTAGAGAGGCTGCCATTGAGTATCATGACCTTAAACAATTAGATAGGGAGATAACTTCCTTCGAGGACGATACTAGTATTCCGTATGGAACGGCCCTGAAAAAGACGGCTCTCTTACTTGACAA GTCGGAGAGAGGAATGGTACGGTTGATTAAACTTAGAAGTTCGGCTTTGCGTACTTATCAAGATTGGAAAATTCCAACCAATTGGATGCTTGATTCCTGA
- the LOC136220174 gene encoding protein INCREASED PETAL GROWTH ANISOTROPY 1-like isoform X2 has protein sequence MVVALVCTHIEDVLKFVDWLDDQLSTLADERAVSKHFNWPEKKADAIREAAIEYHDLKQLDREITSFEDDTSIPYGTALKKTALLLDKSERGMVRLIKLRSSALRTYQDWKIPTNWMLDS, from the exons ATGGTGGTAGCTTTGGTCTGTACTCACATTGAAGATGTCTTGAAATTTGTGGATTGGCTTGATGACCAACTCTCAACGTTG GCAGACGAGCGAGCTGTTTCGAAGCATTTTAACTGGCCAGAGAAGAAAGCCGATGCCATTAGAGAGGCTGCCATTGAGTATCATGACCTTAAACAATTAGATAGGGAGATAACTTCCTTCGAGGACGATACTAGTATTCCGTATGGAACGGCCCTGAAAAAGACGGCTCTCTTACTTGACAA GTCGGAGAGAGGAATGGTACGGTTGATTAAACTTAGAAGTTCGGCTTTGCGTACTTATCAAGATTGGAAAATTCCAACCAATTGGATGCTTGATTCCTGA